In a genomic window of Chryseobacterium sp. G0162:
- a CDS encoding BtrH N-terminal domain-containing protein has protein sequence MKLNFEHHQTAHCENGVASNLLLNRGLKLSEPMIFGIGSGLFFVYLPFLKVNFAPGFSYRPMPGAIFSKAAKRLGIKIKREKFSNPLDAQKALERNLEQNIPTGLQVGVFNLTYFPEEYKFHFNAHNLVVYGKEDGKFLISDPVMDYTTTLTEAELEKVRYAKGALPPKGHMYYPIYIPEDVHLEEAIKKGIKDTCKNMLAPVPLIGVKAMRWVAKSIPKWAEKKGTKVTNHYLGQLIRMQEEIGTGGGGFRFIYGAFLQEAAVILKNDELKELSKEITSIGDLWRDFAVDIARVYKNRNSKSNIYNELSKTMLHIADLEEAFYKKLRKAI, from the coding sequence ATGAAATTAAACTTTGAACACCATCAGACTGCGCATTGCGAAAACGGTGTTGCTTCTAATCTACTGCTTAACAGAGGACTAAAATTAAGTGAACCTATGATTTTCGGGATCGGTTCAGGATTATTTTTTGTCTACCTTCCCTTTTTAAAGGTGAATTTTGCTCCGGGCTTCAGCTATCGTCCGATGCCGGGTGCTATTTTCAGTAAAGCAGCGAAAAGATTAGGAATTAAAATCAAAAGAGAGAAATTCTCCAATCCTCTGGATGCCCAAAAAGCATTGGAAAGAAACTTAGAACAAAATATACCTACAGGACTTCAGGTAGGTGTTTTCAACCTCACCTATTTCCCTGAAGAATATAAATTCCATTTTAATGCCCATAATCTTGTTGTATATGGTAAAGAAGATGGAAAATTCCTTATCAGTGATCCGGTGATGGATTATACCACAACCCTTACGGAAGCAGAACTGGAAAAAGTAAGATATGCTAAGGGAGCGCTTCCTCCAAAAGGACACATGTACTATCCTATTTATATCCCAGAAGATGTTCATCTGGAAGAAGCTATAAAAAAAGGAATCAAAGACACCTGCAAAAATATGCTGGCTCCGGTACCATTGATTGGGGTAAAAGCCATGAGATGGGTGGCAAAAAGTATCCCGAAATGGGCAGAAAAGAAAGGAACAAAAGTAACCAACCATTATCTGGGTCAATTGATCAGAATGCAGGAAGAAATCGGAACAGGAGGTGGCGGATTCAGGTTTATTTATGGAGCATTTCTTCAGGAGGCAGCTGTTATCCTTAAAAATGACGAACTAAAAGAGCTTTCAAAAGAAATCACTTCTATTGGTGATCTTTGGAGAGATTTTGCGGTAGATATCGCCAGAGTGTATAAAAATAGAAACTCTAAAAGCAATATTTACAACGAATTATCGAAGACAATGCTTCATATTGCAGATTTAGAAGAAGCTTTCTATAAAAAACTGAGAAAAGCGATCTGA
- a CDS encoding insulinase family protein, which yields MKKFFISVSLFCMLSAMAQKFDTQKLTDAQGYTYETVKNDQAGVRVYTLKNGLKVYLAKNEDAPRIQTYIPVRTGSNNDPSDNTGLAHYLEHMVFKGTSHLGTQDWAKEKALLQQISDLYEQHKAEKDPAKKKELYKKIDEVSQEASKFAIANEYDKAISSLGATGTNAHTWLDETVYKNNIPSNELEKWLRVEKERFSELVLRLFHTELEAVYEEYNRAQDNDGRLVNYALMEALFPKHPNGQQTTIGTSEHLKSPSMVAIHKYFDTYYVPNNMAVVLVGDLDFDKTIKLVDQYFGAFKYKELPMKKMVTEEPMTQIVSRTVKSPSTPRMTMAWRTDSYGSQEARLADVVAEILSNRGDAGLIDLNINQKQKTLGAGAYESPFKMYGTFGLVVTPKDGQSFDEAKKLLLDQLDLVKKGQFPDWMLKAIVNDKKVQRMKGWETADGLATELYDSYIKGRTWEQELDEINQYEKITKADVVKFANDFFKDNYVVVYKEKGVNDKLVRVENPGITPIKLNREAQSPFLKDILNTKVTEIKPEFIDYKTAIQTSKVKDKTVSFVKNKYNEIAQVSYVFPFGTDHDKELSLAGTLFEYLGTDKYTPEQLKEEFYKLGISYSFRTSNDQTTVTLSGLESNMKKGVELMNHWMTNVKADKAIYSQTVKTILEAREVAKKDKVRIMGALSNYAKYGKDSRMTDVISKARLESIDAAELMKKVKTLNQYPYQILLYGQDQAGMESAVKPYITNVSLQPAKAKEYAEPATTGNVYFTNYDMVQMEMAKVAKGSPVNLSNFGKANVFNEYFGRGLSSIVFQEIRESKSLAYSAYVSYANASEKGHANYITNYIGTQSNKLPLAVNAMSELMAELPQIPTQFENARGSALKQIASNRINRTNIFFSQLALKKLGVDYDLRKDTYAEIQGLTLPQLTGFYNTEVKPVQYNTAIIGKKENLNMESINKMGQFQEVSLEEIFGY from the coding sequence ATGAAGAAATTTTTTATTTCTGTTTCGCTTTTCTGTATGCTTAGTGCTATGGCTCAGAAATTCGATACTCAAAAACTAACAGATGCCCAGGGCTATACTTATGAAACAGTAAAGAACGACCAGGCAGGGGTAAGAGTATATACCCTAAAAAACGGATTAAAGGTTTATCTGGCAAAAAATGAAGATGCTCCGAGAATCCAGACTTATATTCCGGTAAGAACGGGATCCAATAATGATCCGAGTGATAATACGGGATTGGCCCACTACTTAGAGCATATGGTTTTCAAAGGAACTTCCCACTTGGGAACTCAGGATTGGGCAAAGGAAAAAGCCTTATTACAACAGATCTCTGATCTTTATGAGCAGCATAAAGCTGAAAAAGATCCGGCAAAGAAAAAAGAGCTTTACAAAAAGATTGATGAGGTTTCCCAGGAGGCTTCAAAATTTGCGATTGCGAATGAATATGATAAAGCTATTTCTTCACTGGGAGCTACGGGAACAAATGCTCATACCTGGCTGGATGAAACCGTTTACAAAAACAATATTCCATCGAATGAACTTGAAAAATGGTTAAGGGTTGAAAAAGAACGTTTTTCGGAATTAGTCCTTCGCCTTTTCCATACTGAATTGGAAGCAGTGTACGAAGAGTACAACAGAGCTCAGGATAACGACGGCCGTTTGGTAAACTATGCATTAATGGAAGCTCTTTTTCCAAAGCATCCGAACGGACAGCAAACGACTATCGGTACTTCTGAGCATTTGAAAAGCCCTTCAATGGTAGCCATCCACAAGTATTTTGATACTTATTATGTACCTAATAATATGGCGGTTGTACTGGTTGGAGATCTTGATTTTGACAAAACTATAAAATTAGTTGACCAATATTTCGGGGCTTTCAAATACAAGGAGCTTCCAATGAAAAAGATGGTCACAGAGGAGCCAATGACTCAGATTGTTTCCAGAACTGTAAAAAGCCCATCTACGCCAAGAATGACCATGGCATGGAGAACAGATTCTTATGGAAGCCAGGAGGCTAGACTGGCAGATGTTGTTGCGGAGATTTTAAGCAACAGAGGTGATGCCGGTTTAATTGATCTTAATATTAATCAAAAGCAGAAAACGTTAGGTGCCGGGGCGTACGAATCTCCATTCAAAATGTATGGAACATTCGGATTAGTCGTGACTCCTAAGGATGGTCAAAGTTTTGATGAGGCTAAGAAATTATTACTGGATCAGCTTGATTTGGTTAAAAAAGGTCAATTCCCAGACTGGATGCTGAAAGCTATTGTCAATGACAAAAAGGTTCAGCGTATGAAAGGTTGGGAAACCGCTGATGGATTGGCTACTGAGCTTTATGATTCTTATATTAAAGGAAGAACGTGGGAACAGGAGTTAGATGAGATCAACCAGTATGAAAAGATCACTAAAGCTGATGTGGTGAAATTTGCAAATGATTTCTTTAAGGATAACTATGTAGTAGTTTACAAAGAAAAAGGAGTGAATGATAAGCTTGTTCGTGTAGAAAACCCAGGAATTACTCCTATTAAGCTGAACAGAGAGGCTCAATCACCTTTCCTTAAAGATATTTTAAATACTAAGGTTACTGAGATCAAACCAGAATTCATCGATTATAAAACAGCAATTCAGACTTCAAAAGTAAAAGATAAAACGGTAAGCTTTGTAAAGAATAAATACAATGAGATTGCCCAGGTAAGTTACGTTTTTCCTTTCGGAACAGATCATGATAAGGAGCTTTCGTTAGCGGGAACTCTTTTCGAATACCTTGGAACAGATAAATATACTCCGGAGCAATTGAAGGAAGAGTTCTATAAGCTAGGAATCTCTTATAGTTTCAGAACCTCTAATGACCAAACTACTGTTACTTTATCAGGACTTGAAAGTAATATGAAGAAAGGAGTGGAACTAATGAATCACTGGATGACCAACGTAAAAGCGGATAAAGCTATTTACAGTCAAACTGTAAAAACAATTCTTGAAGCGAGAGAAGTCGCTAAAAAGGATAAAGTAAGAATTATGGGTGCTCTTTCCAACTATGCAAAATATGGGAAAGACTCAAGAATGACGGATGTTATTTCTAAAGCCCGCCTTGAAAGTATTGATGCTGCAGAATTAATGAAAAAGGTAAAAACACTGAACCAATATCCTTATCAGATATTGCTTTACGGGCAAGACCAGGCAGGTATGGAGAGTGCTGTAAAACCTTATATTACTAATGTAAGTCTGCAACCGGCAAAAGCTAAGGAATATGCAGAACCTGCCACAACAGGGAATGTATATTTCACCAATTATGACATGGTACAGATGGAAATGGCTAAAGTAGCGAAAGGAAGTCCTGTAAACCTGAGTAACTTCGGTAAAGCCAATGTTTTCAATGAGTATTTCGGAAGAGGATTATCTTCTATCGTTTTCCAGGAAATCAGAGAAAGTAAGTCTTTAGCTTATTCTGCGTATGTTTCTTATGCCAATGCTTCAGAAAAAGGACATGCTAACTATATTACCAATTATATTGGAACGCAGTCTAACAAACTTCCTTTAGCTGTAAATGCAATGAGTGAGCTAATGGCTGAATTACCACAAATTCCAACGCAGTTTGAAAATGCAAGAGGTTCAGCATTGAAGCAGATTGCCTCTAACAGAATCAACAGAACTAATATTTTCTTTAGCCAGTTAGCTTTGAAAAAATTAGGAGTTGATTATGACCTAAGAAAAGATACGTATGCTGAGATTCAGGGATTGACATTACCTCAGTTGACAGGATTCTACAATACAGAAGTGAAACCTGTACAATATAATACCGCAATTATCGGTAAGAAAGAAAACCTGAATATGGAATCTATCAATAAAATGGGACAATTCCAGGAGGTATCACTTGAAGAGATCTTCGGATACTAA
- a CDS encoding ABC transporter permease, with protein sequence MEIREENIINIHHFLPHREPMLMADYILELTKEKVVTSFEIKENNIFVHNNEFVEAGLIENLAQTCSSILGQSFFENPEADTKVIGFITNIKKIEIFGLPKVNDKIISKASLISQFENICHIFCETFNKEELLIRAEINLFIQEVKS encoded by the coding sequence ATGGAGATCAGGGAAGAAAATATCATCAATATACACCACTTTTTACCGCATCGCGAGCCAATGCTGATGGCAGACTATATCCTGGAACTGACCAAGGAAAAAGTAGTGACTTCCTTTGAAATAAAAGAAAACAATATCTTTGTTCATAACAATGAATTTGTAGAAGCCGGCTTAATTGAAAATCTGGCCCAAACCTGCTCATCTATCCTTGGACAAAGCTTCTTCGAAAATCCGGAAGCAGATACCAAAGTGATAGGCTTTATCACCAATATCAAAAAGATTGAGATATTCGGACTTCCCAAAGTAAATGACAAAATCATTTCAAAAGCATCGTTGATTTCCCAGTTTGAAAATATCTGCCACATCTTCTGCGAGACCTTCAACAAAGAAGAATTGTTGATCAGAGCAGAGATTAACCTGTTTATTCAGGAGGTAAAATCGTAA